The following are from one region of the Hymenobacter sp. YIM 151858-1 genome:
- a CDS encoding DUF2721 domain-containing protein, which yields MDISLTTPTLLFPALSLLLLAFTNRFLALANLVRTLKAQYAETHSEHYMRQIRNLRRRLGLVRNMQAVGIASMFGCVLCMFLLYAGFADLGKIVFGASLLALLVSLALSLWEIQISVDALNIELNDLQQNEQRRQTHEANRR from the coding sequence ATGGATATTTCGCTTACCACCCCTACCCTGCTCTTCCCGGCGTTGTCGCTGCTGTTGCTGGCGTTTACCAACCGCTTTCTGGCCCTGGCCAACCTCGTGCGCACGCTCAAGGCGCAGTACGCCGAAACCCACAGCGAGCATTACATGCGGCAAATCCGGAACCTGCGGCGGCGCCTGGGGCTGGTGCGCAACATGCAGGCCGTGGGCATTGCCAGTATGTTTGGCTGCGTGCTGTGCATGTTTCTGCTGTACGCGGGCTTTGCCGACCTAGGCAAAATTGTGTTCGGCGCCAGCCTGCTGGCCTTACTGGTATCGTTGGCGTTGTCGTTGTGGGAAATCCAGATTTCCGTGGATGCCCTCAACATCGAGCTAAACGACCTGCAGCAAAACGAACAACGGCGGCAGACCCACGAGGCCAACCGCCGTTGA
- a CDS encoding SusC/RagA family TonB-linked outer membrane protein, with translation MDHKLLLSLALMGPAAVVAQAQTRTVSGRVTAVADGTGLPGATVLERGTTNGTSTDADGNFRLTVQPGATLVISSVGFTTQTIPVGDQSSLNVRMATNEQLLNETIVVGYGTQAKRELTGAVTQVGSREVENVPVVSFEQAIQGRTPGVQINQGTGKLGAGVQIRVRGAASVSGSNEPLYVIDGIPVTSQDVGAANDEPINPLADLNPNDIESITILKDAAASAIYGARASNGVILVTTKKGRQGATRVNVGAYYGRSEPTRLREFLNAAEYKELFGEAITNAGLIGPGGYADLAEAFEGEAGLDFNSTSDTDWNRAAFRTGSVQQYDANVTGGDAKTRFYLSGTFNDQTGIIVGNRYRRGSLRANIDHNITEKLKVGFNISATRSVNDRVPDDNAFSNPVQLNALPPIQPKEDPNDPTGLNRNTLYYNALVDVTNASNRAGTYRSFSNLSLSYQPIQGLTLRSELGADFLNLNENLYRGRYTLDGAPTGYGYSNQVQSINYTTNQTATYLKTLGTDHTFEGLVGFSFQRYNQQATAAEGRGFPNDQFRRIASASRIISGSSSQTDYSFISYLARVNYTFRNKLLLSVSARADGSSRFPEDRKYGVFPAGSVGYVITEEDFLRDNSVLSLLKIRASYGVTGNAEIGNFSYQRLFSTLAYADQAGIVLGTNVGNSRLSWETTNQANVGLEYGLLNNRISGEIDVYEKRTGVVTGGGALLNLQLPYTGGYPIVTKNLGEIRNRGIELNLNTRNLEGEFKWSTNFNITFNRNKVIDLDGQEIFGGGRNVGRIREGEPIGVFWGKKYAGVDPATGNALYFTADGGTTARYADAVDQKLGDPNPNFTGGLTNTFSFKGFELSILNQFTQGNDIYNVAGLFQSVNGDFFDNQTRDQLRRWRQPGDVTDVPRAELYAANGAQPSSRWVEDGSFFRFKNVTLGYNLPKSLIERAKLQSARIYVTGQNIITLTDYTGYDPEVNTTGLGNTNVLLGHDFYTPPLARTVLVGVNLGF, from the coding sequence ATGGATCATAAACTTCTACTCTCGCTGGCCCTTATGGGCCCGGCGGCAGTGGTAGCCCAGGCCCAGACGCGCACCGTGAGCGGGCGCGTTACGGCCGTAGCCGATGGCACCGGGTTGCCAGGCGCTACGGTGTTGGAGCGCGGCACCACCAACGGTACCAGCACCGATGCCGACGGCAACTTCCGCCTTACGGTGCAGCCCGGTGCCACCCTCGTAATTAGTTCGGTGGGCTTCACCACGCAAACCATTCCGGTGGGCGACCAGTCCAGCCTCAACGTGCGGATGGCCACCAACGAGCAGCTGCTCAACGAAACCATTGTGGTGGGCTACGGCACGCAGGCCAAGCGCGAGCTAACCGGTGCCGTTACCCAAGTGGGCTCGCGCGAGGTAGAGAACGTACCCGTGGTCAGCTTCGAGCAGGCCATTCAGGGGCGTACGCCGGGCGTGCAAATCAACCAGGGCACGGGCAAGCTGGGGGCCGGGGTGCAAATCCGGGTGCGCGGCGCGGCCTCGGTATCGGGCTCCAACGAGCCGCTGTACGTGATTGACGGCATTCCGGTAACCTCGCAGGACGTGGGCGCGGCCAACGACGAGCCCATCAACCCGCTGGCCGACCTGAACCCGAACGACATCGAGTCGATTACCATTCTGAAAGACGCTGCTGCCTCGGCCATTTACGGTGCGCGTGCCTCCAACGGCGTAATTCTGGTAACCACCAAAAAGGGCCGCCAGGGCGCTACCCGCGTAAACGTGGGCGCCTACTACGGCCGCTCCGAGCCTACCCGCCTGCGCGAGTTTCTGAACGCGGCCGAGTACAAAGAGCTGTTCGGCGAAGCCATTACCAACGCCGGCCTGATCGGGCCGGGCGGCTACGCCGACTTGGCGGAGGCCTTTGAGGGCGAAGCCGGCCTCGACTTCAACTCTACGTCTGACACCGACTGGAACCGCGCCGCTTTCCGGACGGGCAGCGTGCAGCAGTACGATGCCAACGTAACCGGCGGCGATGCCAAAACGCGCTTCTACCTCAGCGGCACCTTCAACGACCAAACCGGCATCATTGTGGGCAACCGCTACCGCCGCGGTTCGTTGCGCGCCAACATCGACCACAACATCACCGAGAAGCTGAAAGTCGGCTTCAACATTTCGGCTACGCGCTCCGTGAACGACCGCGTGCCCGACGACAACGCCTTCTCGAACCCGGTGCAGCTGAACGCGTTGCCCCCGATTCAGCCCAAAGAAGACCCCAACGACCCCACCGGCCTCAACCGCAACACGCTGTACTACAACGCGCTGGTTGATGTAACCAACGCCAGCAACCGCGCCGGTACGTACCGCTCGTTCAGCAACCTGTCGTTGTCGTACCAGCCCATTCAGGGCCTTACGCTGCGCTCGGAGCTGGGAGCCGACTTCCTGAACCTGAACGAGAACCTTTACCGCGGCCGCTACACCCTCGATGGCGCGCCCACCGGCTACGGGTATTCCAACCAGGTGCAGTCGATCAACTACACCACCAACCAAACCGCTACCTACCTCAAAACCCTAGGTACCGACCACACCTTCGAGGGGCTGGTGGGCTTCTCGTTCCAGCGCTACAACCAGCAGGCTACGGCCGCTGAGGGCCGCGGTTTCCCGAACGACCAGTTCCGCCGCATCGCGTCGGCCTCGCGCATTATTTCGGGCAGCTCGTCGCAAACGGACTACTCGTTTATCTCGTACCTGGCGCGCGTCAACTACACCTTCCGCAACAAGCTGCTGCTCTCGGTTAGCGCCCGCGCCGACGGCTCGTCGCGCTTCCCCGAAGACCGTAAGTACGGCGTATTCCCGGCCGGTTCGGTGGGCTACGTGATTACGGAAGAGGACTTCCTGCGCGACAACTCGGTGCTGAGCCTGCTGAAAATTCGGGCGTCGTACGGGGTAACGGGCAACGCCGAAATCGGCAACTTCAGCTACCAGCGCCTGTTTAGCACCCTGGCCTACGCCGACCAGGCCGGTATTGTGCTGGGTACCAACGTGGGCAACAGCCGCCTCTCCTGGGAAACCACCAACCAGGCCAACGTAGGCCTCGAATACGGCTTGCTCAACAACCGCATCAGCGGTGAGATTGACGTGTACGAGAAGCGCACGGGCGTAGTAACCGGCGGCGGCGCACTGCTGAACCTGCAGTTGCCCTATACCGGCGGCTACCCCATCGTGACGAAGAACCTAGGCGAAATCCGCAACCGCGGCATCGAGCTGAACCTGAACACGCGCAACCTGGAGGGCGAGTTTAAGTGGAGCACCAACTTCAACATCACCTTCAACCGCAATAAGGTGATTGACCTCGACGGGCAGGAAATCTTCGGGGGTGGGCGCAACGTGGGCCGCATCCGCGAGGGCGAGCCGATTGGCGTGTTCTGGGGCAAGAAGTACGCCGGCGTAGACCCCGCCACCGGCAACGCGCTGTACTTTACTGCCGATGGCGGCACCACCGCCCGCTACGCCGATGCCGTGGACCAGAAGCTGGGCGACCCGAACCCGAACTTTACGGGCGGCCTCACCAACACCTTCTCCTTCAAAGGCTTCGAGCTGTCGATTCTGAACCAGTTTACCCAGGGCAACGACATCTACAACGTGGCGGGCCTGTTTCAGTCGGTAAACGGCGACTTCTTCGACAACCAGACGCGCGACCAGTTGCGCCGCTGGCGCCAGCCCGGCGACGTAACCGACGTGCCCCGCGCCGAGCTGTACGCCGCCAACGGCGCCCAGCCCTCCTCGCGCTGGGTTGAGGATGGCTCGTTCTTCCGCTTCAAAAACGTAACGCTGGGCTACAACCTGCCCAAGTCGCTGATTGAGCGCGCCAAGCTGCAGTCGGCCCGCATCTACGTTACCGGCCAGAACATCATCACCCTCACCGACTACACCGGCTACGACCCTGAGGTGAATACCACCGGCCTGGGCAATACCAACGTGCTGCTCGGCCACGACTTTTACACGCCGCCGCTGGCACGCACCGTGCTGGTAGGCGTAAACCTGGGCTTCTAA
- a CDS encoding RagB/SusD family nutrient uptake outer membrane protein, with protein MRRAAAAGLLLTLGLGTGCQDQLDLQPQQSVDAEQALSTPEGVDAAVVGGYARLGRPQLYGTNYLLVPELLASNNYINWLGTFQSYRELAQKTNLTSFNVEADRTFDHSYRTINHTNLIIDALPVVTNQANRQRYEGEARMMRAMVYFELVRLYGLPYRAGQTNSQPGVPINLTPNKTEEQAARRLPRATVEEVYQQVVTDLQAAIQLLPTNNGNRLDRFDAQAFLSRVRLQQGRYAEALALANDVINNSGASLNPSVLSAFTNRNTRESLFEIQQNDQNNAGAVNDGLATFYTSRASGFNGRGDVQIVAAFASQYGPGDQRGSGPILGSLIYTGDGPRAGRLRNFKYNDPGQNIPLIRLAEMYLTRAECNVRLGSSVGDTPLNDVNRIRRRAGAAALTAVTLDDVLKERELELAFEGFRLHDYKRTQRNITSVYTFDSPRLVLPIPQREINLGSSLPQNPGY; from the coding sequence ATGCGGCGAGCCGCCGCGGCGGGCCTGCTGCTAACGCTGGGGCTCGGCACCGGCTGCCAAGACCAACTGGACCTGCAGCCGCAGCAATCTGTGGACGCCGAACAGGCCCTGAGCACGCCCGAGGGCGTGGATGCGGCCGTGGTAGGGGGCTACGCCCGCCTAGGCCGCCCGCAGCTGTACGGCACCAACTACCTGCTGGTGCCCGAGCTGTTGGCCTCCAACAACTACATCAACTGGCTGGGCACGTTCCAGAGCTACCGCGAGCTGGCCCAGAAGACGAACCTGACGAGCTTCAACGTAGAAGCCGACCGCACCTTCGACCACTCGTACCGCACCATCAACCACACCAACCTCATCATCGATGCGCTGCCGGTGGTAACCAACCAGGCGAACCGCCAGCGCTACGAAGGCGAGGCGCGTATGATGCGCGCCATGGTGTACTTTGAGCTGGTGCGCCTGTACGGGCTGCCGTACCGGGCCGGCCAAACCAACAGCCAGCCGGGCGTGCCCATCAACCTCACGCCCAACAAAACCGAGGAACAGGCAGCCCGCCGTCTGCCGCGCGCTACCGTGGAGGAGGTGTACCAGCAGGTGGTAACCGATTTGCAAGCCGCCATTCAGCTGCTGCCCACCAACAACGGCAACCGCCTCGACCGCTTCGATGCGCAGGCGTTCCTCTCGCGGGTGCGCCTGCAGCAGGGCCGCTACGCCGAAGCCCTGGCCCTGGCCAACGACGTAATCAACAACAGCGGCGCCAGCCTCAATCCCTCGGTGCTGTCGGCCTTTACCAACCGCAACACCCGCGAGTCGCTGTTTGAGATTCAGCAGAACGACCAGAACAACGCCGGTGCCGTGAACGACGGCTTGGCCACGTTCTACACCAGCCGGGCTTCGGGCTTCAACGGCCGCGGCGACGTGCAGATTGTCGCTGCGTTTGCCAGCCAGTACGGCCCCGGCGACCAGCGCGGTTCCGGCCCCATTCTGGGCTCGTTGATTTACACGGGCGACGGCCCCCGTGCCGGCCGCCTGCGCAACTTTAAGTACAACGACCCCGGCCAGAACATTCCGCTGATCCGACTGGCCGAAATGTACCTGACGCGTGCCGAGTGCAACGTGCGCCTGGGCTCGTCGGTGGGCGATACGCCCCTGAACGACGTGAACCGCATCCGCCGCCGCGCCGGCGCCGCGGCCCTCACTGCCGTAACGCTCGACGACGTGCTGAAGGAGCGCGAACTGGAACTGGCCTTCGAGGGTTTCCGCCTGCACGATTACAAGCGTACGCAGCGCAACATCACGTCGGTATACACCTTCGATAGCCCGCGCCTGGTGCTGCCCATTCCGCAGCGCGAAATCAACCTAGGCAGCTCCTTGCCGCAAAACCCCGGCTACTAA
- a CDS encoding M14 family metallopeptidase: MTLPFTRVLRAGLLALSVATAAPSFAQQALQSPEQFLGYKLGSRFTYHADVLRYADYLAQQHADRMRVVPYGRTYEGRPLEVVQIASPRNLQRLDDIRRSNLRRAGLESGTPSLDQPAIVWLSYNVHGNEAVSSEAVLQVLYDFANPQNKEAQALLERVVLLIDPCVNPDGRERYAQWYGRVAGAPANASPLSWEHREPWPGGRFNHYMFDLNRDWAWQTQRESQQRIALYNQWLPQVHADFHEMSAEAPYYFSPAAKPFHEDITPYQRKFQNVIGDYNRQVFDKNGWLYFSRETYDLFAPSYGDTWPSFNGAIGMTYEQGGSGRAGVRYIKSDGDTLTLADRIAHHHAASWATIRAAADHQQEMLKEFDKYYQDARQRPRGRYKSYVVSGSPERLAPLVDYLQRQQIQFGYLGERRKTQAYNYSNGKREGVTLQPTDVVISMYQPKSTLVKVLFEPQAALEDSLTYDITAWSLPYAYGLQGYALTSNLKAGGKAPAAATKPNSTLPAADGTTYAYIARWNSLRDARLLSTLLQRQVRVRVAYQPFEAGGQKFQAGTLIINRGNNQGLGNRFDAVVRSLADSVGAELTAVKTGFASEGSDLGSSNVHGVGRPSVALMAGPGTDATAFGEVWHFFEQQLGYPVSVIGTDYFASVPLNKFDVLVLPDGNYADVLNERQLENLKSWVRSGGRLIALEGAMSYLAGKKDFALKTKPADSSQTNSKKGAAPNPYRQLRRYGTSERESLQEQVQGSVYRVELDNTHPLAFGYPSSYFALVRSPLNYQFLGEGSWNVGVLKKGQAAAGFTGSQVRAKLNDTVVLGVQEMGRGQVIYLGDNPLFRGFWQAGKLLFTNAVFMVGQ, translated from the coding sequence ATGACTCTACCGTTTACCCGCGTGTTGCGCGCCGGGCTGCTGGCCCTGAGTGTGGCAACTGCTGCCCCCAGCTTTGCGCAACAAGCGTTGCAGTCGCCCGAGCAGTTTTTGGGCTACAAGCTGGGCAGCCGCTTTACCTACCACGCCGATGTACTGCGCTACGCCGATTACCTGGCGCAGCAACACGCCGACCGCATGCGTGTGGTACCGTACGGCCGCACCTACGAAGGCCGCCCACTCGAGGTGGTGCAAATTGCTAGTCCGCGCAACTTGCAGCGCCTCGACGACATCCGGCGCAGCAACTTGCGCCGCGCTGGGCTCGAAAGCGGCACGCCCAGCCTCGATCAGCCGGCCATTGTGTGGCTGAGCTACAACGTGCACGGCAACGAGGCCGTGTCGAGCGAGGCCGTGCTGCAAGTGCTCTACGACTTTGCCAACCCGCAAAACAAAGAGGCGCAAGCCCTGCTTGAGCGCGTGGTGCTGCTCATCGACCCGTGCGTGAACCCCGACGGGCGCGAGCGGTACGCGCAGTGGTACGGCCGCGTGGCGGGTGCACCTGCCAACGCCTCGCCGCTGAGCTGGGAGCACCGCGAGCCGTGGCCCGGCGGCCGCTTCAACCACTACATGTTCGATCTGAACCGCGACTGGGCCTGGCAAACCCAGCGCGAAAGCCAGCAGCGCATAGCCCTCTACAACCAATGGCTGCCGCAGGTGCACGCCGATTTTCACGAGATGAGCGCCGAAGCGCCGTATTATTTCTCGCCGGCGGCCAAGCCCTTCCACGAGGATATTACGCCCTACCAGCGTAAGTTTCAGAACGTCATCGGCGACTACAACCGGCAGGTGTTCGATAAAAACGGCTGGCTATATTTCAGCCGCGAAACCTACGACCTGTTTGCCCCCAGCTACGGCGACACCTGGCCCTCGTTCAACGGCGCCATTGGCATGACGTACGAGCAGGGCGGTAGTGGCCGCGCCGGGGTGCGCTACATCAAAAGCGACGGCGACACGCTTACGTTGGCCGACCGCATTGCCCACCACCACGCCGCTAGCTGGGCCACCATCAGGGCTGCTGCCGACCACCAGCAGGAAATGCTTAAGGAGTTCGACAAGTACTACCAGGATGCGCGCCAGCGGCCCCGCGGCCGCTACAAAAGCTACGTGGTAAGCGGCTCGCCCGAACGCCTGGCGCCGTTGGTCGACTACCTCCAGCGCCAGCAAATACAGTTTGGCTACCTGGGCGAGCGGCGCAAAACGCAGGCCTACAACTACAGCAACGGCAAGCGCGAAGGCGTAACGCTGCAGCCCACCGATGTGGTGATAAGCATGTACCAGCCTAAATCGACGTTGGTGAAGGTGCTGTTCGAGCCCCAGGCCGCACTGGAGGACTCGCTGACCTACGATATCACGGCGTGGTCGTTGCCGTATGCCTACGGGCTGCAGGGCTACGCCCTTACCTCCAACCTAAAAGCCGGCGGCAAAGCGCCAGCTGCGGCAACTAAGCCCAACAGTACGCTGCCCGCCGCCGATGGCACCACCTACGCCTACATTGCCCGCTGGAACTCGCTACGCGATGCCCGGCTGCTCTCCACGCTGCTGCAGCGCCAGGTACGCGTGCGCGTGGCTTACCAGCCCTTCGAGGCCGGTGGGCAGAAGTTTCAGGCCGGGACGCTCATCATCAACCGCGGCAACAACCAGGGCCTGGGCAACCGCTTCGATGCGGTGGTGCGCAGCCTGGCCGACTCGGTAGGAGCCGAACTGACGGCCGTGAAAACCGGCTTTGCCAGCGAAGGCAGCGACCTAGGCTCGAGCAATGTGCACGGGGTAGGCAGGCCCAGCGTGGCCCTGATGGCCGGCCCCGGCACCGATGCTACGGCGTTTGGCGAAGTGTGGCACTTTTTCGAGCAGCAGCTGGGCTACCCGGTATCCGTAATCGGCACCGATTATTTTGCCTCGGTGCCGCTAAACAAGTTTGACGTGCTGGTGCTGCCCGATGGCAACTACGCCGACGTGCTGAACGAGCGGCAGCTCGAGAACCTGAAAAGCTGGGTGCGCAGTGGTGGCCGCCTCATAGCCCTGGAAGGTGCCATGAGCTACCTGGCCGGCAAAAAGGATTTCGCGCTGAAAACCAAGCCCGCCGACTCCAGCCAGACCAACAGTAAAAAAGGCGCCGCGCCCAACCCGTACCGCCAGCTGCGCCGCTACGGCACCTCGGAGCGCGAGTCGTTGCAGGAGCAAGTGCAGGGCAGCGTGTACCGCGTGGAGCTCGATAATACCCATCCGCTGGCTTTTGGCTACCCCAGCAGCTACTTCGCGCTGGTGCGCAGCCCCCTCAACTACCAGTTTTTGGGCGAAGGCAGCTGGAACGTGGGTGTACTGAAAAAAGGCCAGGCCGCCGCTGGCTTCACGGGCAGCCAGGTGCGCGCCAAGCTCAACGATACAGTGGTGTTGGGCGTGCAGGAAATGGGCCGCGGCCAGGTAATATACCTCGGCGACAACCCGCTGTTCCGGGGCTTCTGGCAGGCCGGCAAACTGCTCTTCACCAATGCCGTGTTTATGGTAGGCCAGTAG
- a CDS encoding ribonuclease D, whose protein sequence is MAEIQYLTTPDAIRQAADWLRNQPRIAVDLEFDDMRHHYGRNLALIQLFDGARAYLIDPIPLADAAAELQPLWDIFGDANVEKVFHSCKSDILLLDELYGVRVRRITDTSVLHTLLAESDNNIALGRLIQSELGIEVDKGEQKSNWLKRPLTEAQKQYAANDVLYLLELADRLADKLAVLGRTHWAAEENASLEDVRYTRDERPYLRIAGKYRIQPHELPLFRDLYLLRDHVAKELDRPPYMVFSNDRLSELVRDTPRSTNDWRSARGLHPELKREPYLGQLAAMSPDKFVAVPDPPLANEQRRYPFRRRLNGDRAARADAREQFLMTLKSHIANDINSYVANLVLSNRLVADIVEQGAERVLRPWQKQLLRDATQRHNLDYNFIAEPFDAVSA, encoded by the coding sequence ATGGCTGAAATACAATACCTCACTACGCCCGACGCCATTCGGCAAGCTGCCGACTGGCTGCGTAATCAACCGCGCATTGCCGTCGATCTGGAGTTCGACGACATGCGCCATCATTACGGCCGGAACCTTGCCTTAATTCAACTTTTCGACGGAGCCAGGGCTTACCTCATCGACCCGATTCCGCTGGCCGATGCCGCCGCCGAGCTGCAGCCCCTGTGGGATATTTTCGGCGACGCCAACGTGGAAAAAGTGTTCCACAGCTGCAAATCCGACATTCTGTTGCTCGATGAGCTGTACGGCGTGCGCGTGCGCCGCATTACCGATACCAGCGTGCTGCACACGTTGCTGGCCGAGTCGGATAACAACATTGCCCTAGGTCGGCTGATCCAAAGCGAGCTGGGCATTGAGGTGGACAAGGGCGAACAAAAGTCGAACTGGCTGAAGCGCCCCCTCACCGAGGCCCAGAAGCAGTACGCCGCCAACGACGTGCTGTACCTGCTGGAGCTGGCCGACCGCCTGGCCGATAAACTGGCCGTGCTGGGCCGCACGCACTGGGCCGCCGAGGAAAATGCCTCGCTCGAAGACGTGCGCTACACCCGCGACGAACGCCCCTACCTGCGCATTGCCGGCAAATACCGCATTCAGCCGCACGAGCTGCCCCTGTTCCGCGATTTGTACCTGCTGCGCGACCACGTAGCCAAGGAGCTGGACCGCCCGCCTTACATGGTGTTTTCGAACGACCGGCTCTCGGAGCTGGTGCGCGACACCCCGCGCAGCACCAACGACTGGCGCTCGGCCCGTGGCCTGCACCCCGAGCTGAAGCGCGAGCCGTACCTGGGCCAGCTGGCGGCTATGTCGCCGGATAAGTTTGTGGCCGTGCCCGATCCGCCCCTGGCCAACGAGCAGCGCCGCTACCCGTTCCGCCGCCGCCTCAACGGCGACCGGGCCGCCCGCGCCGATGCCCGCGAGCAGTTCCTGATGACGCTGAAGTCGCATATCGCCAACGACATCAACAGCTACGTAGCCAACCTCGTGCTCTCGAACCGGCTGGTTGCCGACATTGTGGAGCAAGGGGCCGAGCGCGTGCTGCGCCCCTGGCAAAAGCAGCTGCTGCGCGACGCTACCCAGCGCCACAACCTCGATTACAACTTTATTGCCGAGCCCTTTGATGCGGTGAGTGCCTAA
- the msrB gene encoding peptide-methionine (R)-S-oxide reductase MsrB has product MHIRTALLLLLVAGWFSAAHAQTKPTGAKPQKPAAARPAAPRNPYYSRTDTTRLRLTDAQWQKVLSPDVYRVARGKYTERAFTGKYWNANSRGTYYCAACGNALFRSDAKFASDCGWPSFFEPMRAKSVKYLPDNSHGMERIEVVCGRCDSHLGHIFDDGPAPTYKRFCMNSIVLDFVPGSGASFGLR; this is encoded by the coding sequence ATGCACATTCGTACGGCTTTATTGCTGCTGCTCGTAGCGGGTTGGTTTTCGGCGGCCCACGCCCAAACCAAGCCTACAGGCGCAAAGCCCCAAAAACCCGCTGCGGCCAGGCCGGCTGCCCCGCGCAACCCGTATTACTCGCGCACCGATACCACGCGCCTGCGGCTAACCGATGCGCAGTGGCAAAAAGTGTTGTCGCCGGACGTTTACCGCGTGGCCCGCGGCAAATACACCGAGCGCGCCTTTACGGGCAAGTACTGGAACGCCAACAGCCGCGGCACCTACTACTGCGCGGCGTGCGGCAACGCCCTGTTCCGGTCCGATGCCAAGTTTGCCAGCGACTGCGGCTGGCCCAGCTTCTTTGAGCCCATGCGGGCCAAATCGGTGAAATACCTGCCCGATAACTCGCACGGCATGGAGCGCATAGAGGTGGTGTGCGGCCGCTGCGACTCGCACCTGGGGCACATTTTCGACGACGGGCCCGCGCCTACCTACAAGCGCTTCTGCATGAACTCCATCGTGCTCGACTTTGTGCCGGGCAGCGGGGCCAGCTTCGGGCTGCGGTAA
- the aceA gene encoding isocitrate lyase codes for MNRAERIAAINQDWATNPRWEGIERPYSAEDVVKLQGSVKIEYSLARHGAERLWELLHTEPYVAGLGALTGNQAVQEVQAGLNAIYLSGWQVAADANLAGHMYPDQSLYPVDSVPAVVRRINNALLRADQIQHLEGKDGGVDYLVPIVADAEAGFGGNLNAFELMKMMIEAGAAGVHFEDQLSSAKKCGHLGGKVLVPTQEAVQKLVAARLAADVLGVPTLIVARTDADAADLLTSDVDERDKPFVLQEAERTSEGFYRVRCGVEACIARGLAYAPYADMLWMETSHPDLEQARQFAEGIHAKYPGKILAYNCSPSFNWAAKLTVEQMETFREELAAMGFKFQFITLAGFHALNTSMFELAQAYRDRGMAGYSELQQREFALQQHGFKAVKHQAFVGTGYFDAVQNVVSSGQASTAALVGSTEEAQFHH; via the coding sequence ATGAACCGCGCCGAACGCATTGCCGCCATCAACCAAGATTGGGCCACCAACCCCCGCTGGGAGGGCATCGAGCGACCCTACTCCGCCGAAGACGTTGTGAAGCTGCAAGGCTCCGTAAAAATTGAGTACTCGCTGGCCCGGCACGGGGCCGAACGCCTCTGGGAGCTGTTGCACACCGAGCCCTACGTGGCGGGCCTAGGTGCCCTCACCGGCAACCAGGCCGTGCAAGAGGTGCAGGCCGGCCTCAATGCCATTTACCTCTCGGGCTGGCAAGTAGCGGCCGATGCTAACCTGGCCGGCCACATGTACCCCGACCAAAGCCTATACCCCGTCGACTCGGTGCCGGCCGTGGTGCGCCGCATCAACAATGCCCTGCTCCGCGCCGATCAGATTCAGCACCTCGAAGGCAAAGATGGCGGCGTAGATTACCTGGTGCCCATTGTGGCCGATGCCGAAGCCGGTTTTGGCGGCAACCTGAATGCCTTTGAGCTGATGAAGATGATGATTGAAGCCGGTGCCGCAGGCGTACACTTCGAGGATCAGCTGTCGTCGGCCAAAAAGTGCGGGCACCTAGGCGGCAAGGTGCTGGTGCCCACCCAGGAGGCTGTACAAAAACTCGTAGCTGCCCGCCTTGCCGCCGATGTGCTGGGGGTGCCCACGCTCATCGTGGCCCGCACCGACGCCGACGCCGCCGATCTGCTCACCTCCGATGTCGACGAGCGCGACAAGCCCTTTGTGCTGCAAGAAGCCGAGCGCACCAGTGAAGGTTTCTACCGGGTGCGCTGCGGCGTAGAAGCCTGCATTGCCCGCGGCCTGGCTTACGCCCCGTATGCCGATATGCTCTGGATGGAAACCTCGCACCCCGACCTGGAGCAGGCACGGCAATTTGCCGAGGGTATTCATGCCAAGTACCCCGGCAAAATCCTGGCCTACAACTGCTCGCCCTCGTTCAACTGGGCCGCCAAGCTAACGGTGGAGCAGATGGAGACTTTCCGCGAAGAGCTGGCCGCTATGGGCTTCAAATTCCAGTTCATCACGCTGGCCGGCTTCCACGCGCTCAACACCAGCATGTTCGAGCTAGCCCAGGCCTACCGCGACCGAGGCATGGCCGGCTACTCCGAGCTGCAGCAGCGCGAGTTTGCCCTGCAGCAGCACGGTTTCAAAGCCGTGAAGCACCAGGCCTTCGTGGGCACCGGCTACTTCGATGCCGTGCAGAACGTGGTATCGAGCGGGCAAGCCAGCACGGCGGCGTTGGTGGGCTCCACCGAAGAGGCGCAGTTTCATCACTAA